In a genomic window of Brettanomyces nanus chromosome 1, complete sequence:
- a CDS encoding uncharacterized protein (BUSCO:EOG0934259Y) → MFRKVRRRTDGRRNFDSNPSKGFTDDLSRYPRRLTFYRMPPLEEITLEEFETWAIDRLKVLLEIESCQSRGKKFKETSSIVTPILSKLLPLNPPSKESSSLYQERKKDHYSHFILRLAFCRSDELRRRFVKAETALFKIRYQQLGLQEQREFVDSIDLPWEEVSEGEREQFRDQLLSCSYNAIRSTLMQTVDYQRTQHVTDQQISAYLDTVKFYRLPFEYVPELVSTRQSFLHLGYAYVGEFQRLSLIATEFSNFLMEQLQATMKALPTLDEDDRLVPVLNNLSKGYVAIDYKLNGYGVGEGDGSDSNDMINAGNVGQFVQDFPLCMQILMEGVQQNHHLRYSGRQQLSLFLKGIGLNAEEALKFWQQQFTAMGPGSMSVEKFNKDYRYSFRHNYGLEGGHIHYKPWDCRTIISKPGPTKNEYHGCPYRDLHRDELSTRLQQLGLEDDTRLGEVLELSERGEYQTACTKVFELVNRERIDSCLKQGVKVDESSIVHPNQYFDRNRYLDEHTEPTKTK, encoded by the coding sequence CTATCGTATGCCACCGTTGGAGGAAATCACTTTAGAGGAGTTTGAAACTTGGGCTATTGACAGGCTCAAAGTGTTGCTTGAAATTGAATCGTGTCAAAGCCGTGGCAAGAAGTTTAAGGAGACGAGCTCCATTGTGACGCCGATCTTGAGCAAGCTATTACCATTGAATCCACCGAGTAAAGAGTCTTCCTCGTTGTATCaggaaaggaagaaagacCACTATTCTCACTTTATTTTGAGACTAGCATTTTGTCGGTCAGATGAGTTACGTCGCAGATTTGTCAAGGCTGAAACTGCACTATTCAAAATTCGATACCAACAGCTCGGTCTGCAAGAGCAGAGAGAATTCGTGGATAGCATCGACTTACCATGGGAGGAAGTCagtgaaggagaaagagagcagTTCAGAGATCAGCTTTTAAGTTGCTCATATAATGCTATTAGATCTACTCTCATGCAAACAGTGGATTACCAAAGAACCCAGCATGTGACGGATCAACAGATTTCGGCTTATCTGGATACTGTAAAGTTTTATAGGCTTCCCTTTGAATACGTGCCCGAGTTGGTTTCTACTCGTCAGTCATTTCTACATTTGGGATACGCTTATGTGGGAGAGTTTCAGCGATTGTCGTTGATAGCCACCGAGTTCTCGAACTTCCTTATGGAGCAGTTACAAGCAACAATGAAGGCTTTACCAACtttggatgaagacgatCGTCTTGTCCCCGTTTTAAACAACCTTTCCAAGGGATATGTGGCTATTGATTACAAGTTGAATGGGTATGGAGtaggagaaggagatggtAGTGATAGCAATGACATGATTAATGCTGGTAACGTGGGCCAATTCGTACAAGATTTTCCTCTATGCATGCAGATATTGATGGAAGGAGTTCAACAGAACCACCATTTACGATACAGCGGTCGTCAGCAATTATCGCTCTTCCTGAAGGGTATTGGGCTGAATGCAGAGGAGGCACTGAAATTCTGGCAGCAACAATTCACTGCCATGGGACCGGGATCTATGAGTGTAGAAAAATTCAACAAGGATTATAGATACAGTTTCCGTCACAACTATGGATTGGAAGGTGGTCACATCCACTATAAGCCCTGGGATTGTCGAACAATTATATCCAAACCGGGACCTACGAAAAATGAGTATCACGGATGCCCCTACAGAGATCTACATCGGGATGAGTTGAGCACGCGATTACAACAGCTCGGATTAGAAGACGATACACGACTAGGAGAGGTTCTTGAACTAAGCGAGAGAGGAGAGTACCAGACAGCCTGTACTAAAGTGTTCGAACTTGTTAACAGAGAACGTATAGACAGCTGCCTCAAGCAGGGAGTCAAAGTGGATGAGAGCTCTATAGTACATCCTAACCAGTACTTTGATCGGAATCGGTACCTTGACGAGCATACAGAGCCAACCAAAACTAAGTAA